ATGATGATCCGCTGACGCATCCCACCAGAAAGCTCATGCGGATATTGGCCCAGCCGCTCTTCGGGCGACGGAATATAGACCTCGCGCAGCTTGACGATGGCGATCTGCTTGGCTTCCTCTCGGCTCAGCTTGCGGTGGGCCAGCAAGGTTTCGATCATCTGTTGTCCAATGGTCAACACTGGGTTCAGCGTCACCATGGGATCCTGAAAGATCATTGCCATCTTGTCGCCGCGCAACTGGCGCAGGCGCTTGTCGCTCATCTTCACGACATCCTCTCCGTCCAAGAGGATTTCACCGCGATCGACATAGCCGGGTCGGCTGATCAGGTTCATCAGCGAAAAACCGGTGATGGATTTCCCAGCACCGCTTTCGCCAACAATACCCAGACGTTCGCCCTTGGCGACGTCAAAGGAAATGCCGTTCAACGCGGTGACGGTTTCATCGCGCATCGCGAATTTGACGGTCAGGTCGCGCACAGAAAGCAAAGACATCGCGTTACCCCTTATAGAGTTTCGGGTTCAGGACATCGCGCATCCAGTCGCCCAGCAGGTTGATCACGAGCACAAGCACAACCAGTACAACACCGGGGATCACGGTGATCCACCAACTGCCCGAGAAAATGTAATCGAACCCCGACGAAATCAGTGACCCAAGCGAGGGTTGGCTGGGCGGCATTCCCAGACCCAGAAAGCTCAGCGATGCTTCCGAGATGATCGCGTTGGCCACCTGAACAGTCGAAATAACGAAGATCGGAGACAGCGAATTCGGTAGGATATGACGCACCATGATCCGCACGGGGCCGAAACCCAGCACACGCGCGCTGTCGACATATTCCTTCTTCTTCTCGGCCAACACCGTGGCACGCACCGTGCGGGCGTACTGGGGCCATTCGGCCACCCCGATCACCGCGATCAGGAAAAAGACAGCATACTGATTAAATGTTTCGGACCCAAACATCGCCTGCGTCACAGCCAGGAAAATAATCGCAACCATCAGCGTCGAGAACGACAACTGAATATCTGCAAGTCGCATCAGCAGGTTGTCCAGACGTCCGCCGATGTAACCCGCAAGCAACCCAATAGTGATGCCTAAAAATGCCTGCAGCGCCACAGCGCATATACCAATCAGAAGTGACAAACGTGTGCCATACAGAATAGTAGACCAAAGGTCGCGACCTTGGTCATCCGTTCCCAAGACGAATTCAGGCAGCGCGCCGTTGATCCACGCGGGGGGGTATTCCGAGTTCATGATATCGATCTGCGCCGGATCATAGGGATCATATGGCGCAATCAGCGGTGACAGAAACGCCGCCCCGGCGATCAGCACGAAGATGATCAGGCTGACAACAGCGACCGGGTTGCGCCGAAAGCTGTAACCCATGTTGGAGTTTACGATCTTTGACCAGCGCGAAGGTTCTGCGCGGGGGGAAACGGTCTCGGTGCTCATGCGCCCATCCTCGCAAGGTTCACGGTTGGGTTCACCAATCCATAGATCAGATCGACAATTGTGTTGGTCACAACGAAGATGAAGCCGACCACAATCAGATAGGCCACGATCAAGGGCGTATCGACGCGGTTGACCGCCTCAAGGAACATGAAACCCATACCCGGCCACTGGAACACGGTCTCGGTCAGGATGGTATAGGCTACCATCGTTCCGATCTGCACCCCGCCAACTGTAATCACCGGCAGCAGAGTGTTTTTCAGCGCATGAACGAAATAGATACGCCAGGGTCTGATACCTTTGGCGACGGCATATTTGACATACTCGGATTGCAGTACTTCCATCATCTCGGCCCGGATCAAGCGGACAAAAAGCGGCAACATGATCGACGCCAGCGCAATCGACGGCAGAATGATATGCATCCACCCATCAGCAGTGGCGAAATTCGTTTCCCAATACCCCCAGACATGCACGACATCGCCGCGACCGAAGGACGGAAACCAGCCATAGTTCACCGAGAACACGAAAATCATTAGGATCGCGGTCAAAAAGACAGGAATCGAGATACCGACAATCGACAGACCCATGATGACACGGCTCAGGATCGTATCGGGCTGGATGGCAGTATAAACGCCCAGTGGAATGGACAGGCCAACGATGATGATCGTGGCACCCAGCACAAGCTCAAGCGTGGCTGGCAACTTCTTCATGATCACATCAAGCGCGGGCTCTTTGAAGAAATAGGATGTGCCCAGATCCCCCTGAAGCGCATTGCCGGCAAATCGAAGATATTGGGTCAGAAAGCTATCATTCAGCCCCAACTCATCCCGCAACTGCTGGCGGACCTCTTCGGATACGGATTGACCGACCAACTCACGCAGAGGGTCACCCAGGTTGCCCTGAATGGCGAAAGCGATCAACGAGATGACAAACATCACGGCTATCGCCTGAAAAACTCGCTTCACGAGATAGGCAAACATCTTAGCTACCTTATTCGATTAGGGTGGCGTTGCGTTTTTCCCGACCCGCGAACAGGGATTGTCAGCTTGGGAATGCGCAACCACATGGCAAACCGGGCCAGCGACAAACGCCAGCCCGGTTGCAGTTTCGCTTATTCTACAACCAGGTCACCGAAATACGGGAAGTTCAGCGCGTTCACGATCTCACCCGAGTTCATGCCCGACTTGGAACCCCAAGCAAGGTTCTGCCAGTGCAACGGAATGAATGCCGCTTCTTCATACAGAATGCCTTCCAGCTTCTGCAGCATCTCGCCACGCTTGGCTTGGTCGGTTTCCGTATTCGTGGCGATCATCAAAGCGTCTGCTTCTTCGTTGCAGTAATTGCCCGAGTTATACTGACCGTTTCCGGTTGCTTCGTCCGGGCACGCCGTCAGGAACTGGTGGAAGTTGGCGGAATCTTCGGTATCCGCATGCCAACCGATCATCATCATATCAGCCGCACGTTCATCAAACGCGGGCCAGTATTGCGCTTTCGGCATGGTTTGCAGGTCAACCTTGATGTTGATCTGAGCCAGCATCGAGGCCACGGCTTGAGCGATCTTGTCGTCGTTCACATAGCGGTTGTTCGGCGCCATCATCGTGATCGAGAAGCCATCAGCATAGCCAGCCTCCTCCATCAGAGCCTTGGCTTTTTCCACATCAAAACGCGGTGTCAAAGCTGGGTCGTGACCCAGGTAGCCAGCGGGGCTTGCCTGCGCACCAACCGTGCCAAAGCCGCGCATGATGCGATCAACAATACCGGCGTTGTTCACAGCATAGTCAATCGCCTGACGAACGCGAGCATCCTTGAACGCCTCGACACGTTCCTGATTCATCTGGAACGTGATGATCCGGGTGCCAGGCATGGTGATCAGATCAACGCCTTCAGCATCAGCCACACGTTGCAGATCGGTCGGCGGGACCGGCGCGATGAAATCGACGTCGCCTGACAGAAGCGCGGCCACGCGGGTCGGGTCTTCCTTAATCGGCGTCAGGACGATTTTGTCCACGTTGCCTTTGCTTTCGGTATCCCAATAGTCGGCAAAACGGTCGAACACCACTTTCACGCCCTGCTCACGCTCGGACACAACATAAGGACCGGTGCCCGACACGTTACGCGATGCGAAGCTGTCGCCGTGCTTGACGATTTCCGACTTGTCTTTGCCATCATCGGTTTCGCCAGTGTAGAACGCGCTGTCCATCGGGAAGATGTAAGTCGCAGTGTGCAGCACCAGCGGATACGGCGCCGAGGTTTTCAGATCGAAGGTCATGTCGTCGATGACTTCAACATCGGTGAACTGAGCGAAAATACCTTTAAAGTCGTCACTTTGCTTCAGACGATCAAAGGTCCAATCCACGTCATTCGCGGTCAACATGTTGCCCGAATGGAACTTCACACCGCTTTTCAGCTTGAAACGCATGGTGGTATCGTCGATCTGCTCCCAGCTTTCAGCAAGGCGCGGTTCGAACTGAAGATCCTGCGTCCAGCGCACCAGCGGGTCAAAGACCATGTGCGACAGTTGCAGCGTGCCGCCCGAAAGCTGCTCGTGCGGGTCCAGCGAAACCGGGTCTGCGTCATATGCGACGCGTACGGTGTTTTCGGCAAAAGCTGCCGACGCCATTGTCGCCACGACGGCCGCAGCCGTCAGGCTTCTGACAAATTTCGTCATTGAGTTACTCCCCTGTGTTTGTGACCGGAACGCTATCGTTAGGGAGGCAACAAGGGCAAATGCCGATAACGAATAGCCGATGCAGGGAACGCATGAAGCGGGCTGGAGGGGGGCAACTGCGAGTGCTTTCTGACTCAACAGGAAGGCACTGTTCGTTCGGTATTGAAACCGCGTCCGAGAGAGCGTAGTTATAAATCTATAACTTCATAAGGAGTCGTCCTGATGAATACCCACTCCTCGCAAATCGCCCCCCGCTTTGGCGCACAAAAAATCATTGCGGTGGTTGCACTGGTTTTTGGCCTCATGACGGTGTTTTCCGGCGGGAACGTGCTGTTTGGCGCAGCGCAAGCACGTGAAGCAGCGGGCGACTACATTCCGTTTGTGGTCTGGTTCAACTTCCTCGCGGGTTTCGCCTATATCGTTGCTGCAATTGGTTTGTGGTTAGATAAGACATGGGCGACGTGGCTTGCGGCCGCAATTGCAGCGGCAACTGCCATCGTCACACTGGCTTTTGCCATAACCATCATTCGCGGCAGCGCATTTGAAATGCGCACAGTCGGTGCGCTTTCATTACGTTTCCTGTTCTGGACGGTCGTTGCCGTGACGACGCGCAGTCGGGCCAAACGCGGATGATGAAACGCAAACTCACGGGCGATCGCAAAGCCGAAATCCTAAGCGCCACCCTTAAACTGGCGTTCGAAGTCGGACCCGACCATGTGACGACGGGTCGGATCGCCAAACAGCTCGGCCTGACTCAGCCGGCGATCTACAAACATTTTCCCAAGAAAGAAGATATCTGGAGCGCCATCGCAGATACTATCTGCAAACGGATCACCCAGAACGCTGATATCGGCAGAGCGGGCGGGCCGCCGTCCGACAGGTTGCGGCGCATGATTAGGTCGCATCTGCATCTGATCACTGAATATCCCGCATTGCCCGAGATCATGGTCACACGCGACCCCACAGAACGACTGACCGAAACGCGCCAACGTATTCTGGCTGCCATGTTTGGCTTCCGCGATACATTGATCGCATGCTGCGACGAGCTTCGCGCGGCTGGGCAACTGCGCGATGGGCTACGACCTGAAGATAGTGCCACCCTTCTGGTCGGCCTTATCCAAAGCCTCGTGCTGCGCCTTATTTTGACCCGGGACACCAGCCATTTGCTGGACGAGGGGGAACGGCTTCTGAATCTGCAACTGTCCCTTTTTGAACACGAAGGACGCCAGCCATGAGACCCGGTTTGAAACTGCTTCTGATCACCCTACCGCTTGCGTTGATTGGGATTGCCATCCTTACCTTTGTGATTTCGACCCGTACACCGCCTGATCGCCATGAACTGGCTGAACGCGCCAATCCCGTGCGGGTGATAACAGCGGAAACACGCATGATCGCCCCAACGCTTATCGGCTTTGGCGTCGTTGCCCCTGCCCGCACCTATCAGGCCATTGCCGAGGTTGGCGGGACGGTTGACTACGTCAATCCGGCATTGCGCGACGGTCAGATATTGCCTGCCGGATCGGTATTGCTGCGGCTGTCACCTGTCGACTTCAATCTTGCGATCGCACAAGCGAACGCCAACATCAGGGCCGCCGAAGCGCGTCTGACAGAACTTGATGTCTCGGAAACCAACCAGCGTGCCGCCCTCACTATCGAGCTTGAAGCTCTGGACCTGAAGACCGCGGAACTACAGCGCGCCGATACGCTATTCAAGGCTGGGACAATGACTCAATCAGCGCGCGATGCGATACGATCCGCCCACCTTGCGCAACGCCAGAAAGTGCAGGGGATTGAAAGCACGCTTGCCCTATTGCCAACACAACGAACCGCGCAGACCCAACAGATCGCGTTGTATCGCTCTAACCTTGCAACTGCTGAACTGAACTTGAAGCGTAGTGAGATGACGCTACCTTTTCTTGCCCGCGTCGCAAGCCATTCTGTCGAGGTCGGCCAGTTTCTGAACAAGGGTCAATCCGCCGCCACACTGGACGGTGTCAATCAGGCGGAAGTAGAGGTGCAGGCCGCGATGAGCGACTTCCGAAGCCTCGTCCTCAATCGGCCAACGGGGCCAACAATTTTGCCGATGGACCCGGCTATGCTGACCGATACCCTTCATGAACTGGGATTGAAGGCAACCGTTCGGCTGCGTTTGGGCGATGAAGTTCTGACGTGGCCTGCCACCGTGGATCGGATAAGTGACGGCATTGACCCCGAGACTGGTACGGTCGGTGTGGTCGTGCAGGTTAACAACGCCTATGGTCAGGCCGGAAACGGAAACCGACCGCCGCTGACCAAGGGCATGTTCGTCGACATCGTTTTGCGCGCAGATCCGATCAGCGGCATTGTTCTGCCCCGCGATGCGCTAAACAATGGCCATGTTTTCTTGGCAGACTCAGAAAACAGGTTACGCATTGTTGCGGCTGAACCGAAGCTGGTGCAGGGAAATATCGCGCTATTCACAGAAACCATAGCCGAAGGAAGCCGCGTCGTCCTTAGCCCACCAATTCCAACCATTGACGGTGCGCTTTTGGATCCACATCCGGATACTGACATCATGAACCGTCTGCTGGCGGAGGATGCCACCCAATGATCCGTTTCTTCGCGGCGCATCCGACCATCGCCAACCTTCTGATGATCCTGTTTCTGGCTGCCGGTCTGTTCGTCGCCCCGACGCTGCTGCGCGAAACCTTTCCCCGCGCCACCCCTAGCGAGGTCGAGATCAGCGTGCCCTATCCCGGCGCCCGCCCCGAGGAAGTTGAAACCGCGATCTGCGAACGGGTCGAAAACGCGATGAACGCGGTGACCGGCATCGAACGGCAGTCCTGCGAAGCGCGTGAAAATTTGGCCCGTTCTGTTGTGACCATGCGCGAGGGCGACGATTTCCAAACCTTCGTGGCCGACATCAAATCCGAGATTGATGCGATCACCGACTTCCCGGACCGCGCCGAAGCCCCGACCGTGCGGGCGCTTGGTCTGACCGACTTCGTGGCGTCCGTGGCTATCACCGGGCCCATTTCCCGCACTGATCTGAAAGACTATGCCGAACAAACGCGCACCGCGATGCTGCGGTGGGGTGGCATACCCAAAGTCGATATTCGCGGCTTCTCGACCCGAGAGCTACAGATAAACCTGCATTCCGCCGATCTGCAGAAATTCGGGGTCTCGGTCGCTGATATCGCGCGTGCGGTTCAGGCCGGAAGCCTCGACTTGCCCGCAGGTAGCATCGAAGCGACCACCGAAACCCTTCTGATCCGCGTGGCAGAGGAGCGGCGCGACACGGAAACGCTGGCAGCCTTGATCGTTCGGTCATCTTCTCAGGGGGGGCAGGTACGTTTGGGCGACATCGCTGACATATCCGAAGGATTTGCACAGGATGATGATGTCATCCTTTTTGATGGAGAGCCTGCCGCAATCCTCGATATCACGAAAACTCGCGCGGAAGACAGCTTGCGCACAATGGATGCGTTGAAGGCCTTTTTGGAGGCCGAGCGCGCCCAGGCCCCGCCCGGCATTACGCTTGCGATCACAGCGGACGGGGTATCTGTTGTGCGCGACAGGCTGACATTGGTGGTGGTCAATGGACTGCAAGGCCTTGCGCTGGTGTTCCTTGTCCTGTGGTTGTTCTTCGGTTTTCGCTTCTCGTTCTGGGTCGCGATGGGTCTGCCCGTGTCGTTCATGGGGGGCGTCGCTCTGATGGGGCTTGTGGGGTATTCTTTGAACCTGATGACCACGCTGGGCCTGCTGATCGTGATCGGGTTGTTGATGGACGACGCCATCGTGATCGCCGAAAATATCGCACGCCTGCGTGAAAAAGGGCGCAGCGCATTGGACGCGGCTGTAGATGGGGCGGCGCAGGTGTTTCCCAACGTGCTGGCCTCGTTCGGGACGACGGCCATGATCTTCGGCTCGCTTGCCTTTCTGTCCGGCGACCTTGGCGCCGTTTTGCGCGTCGTGCCGGTTGTGATGCTGTTCGTGCTCTCGGTCTCGCTGATCGAGGCGTTCCTGATCCTTCCCCACCACCTGATCCACAGTCTTGAGCTCGCAGATTACGACACAGGATTGCGTGCCCGTGTGGAAGCTGCGGTTGACTGGGCACGCGAAAAACTGATCGGCCCAATCGTCGACCTGACCATTCGCTGGCGTTACGCCGTCGCCGGCCTCAGCCTGACAATTCTGCTGATCGCGACCAGCATGCTGGCCGGCGGCTTCCTAAAGTTCACCGCCTTTCCCGAACTGGATGGCGACACCATTGTTGCACGCGTGCTTCTACCGCAGGGAACGCCCCTGTCACAAACCGAACAGGTCGTCTCGCAACTTGAAGCTGGTTTAAACCAGGTCAATGCCACCCTGACCCCAGAACAACCCAACGGCGCACTCCTGATTCGCCATGTCAGCGTTTACTACGGCCTGAATCGGGATGCGTTCGAAACGGGTGCTCATGTTGTGACCCTCAGCGTTGACCTTCTTCCATCGGCCGAACGTATCAGCACACCTGACGAAATCATGGCCTTGTGGCGCGATACGGTTGGCCCAGTGCCAGACGTTGTCAGTCTGAAATACGATGAAAGCACCATCGGTCCGGCAGGGATCGCAATCGACATGCATTTAAAAGGTGACGACCTTGTGGCACTCAAGTCAGCGTCGATCGAATTGCAGGACTGGCTGTGGCAGTATCAGGGCGTCACCTCTATTCTAGACGACTTGCGCCCCGGCAAACGAGAGCTGCGCATCACTTTGAAGGACGCTGCCGGGCCCATGGGGATCACCGCAGCGATGGTCGCAGATCAGTTGCGCGCAGCCTATCTGGGCACCACAATCAGTGAAATGCAGATTGCCGGCAGCCTTGTCGAGCTTGTTGCTCAGTTCGGAACCCCGGAGCGCAGGGAACGTGATGTTTTCGACCGCTTCAATGTAACACGCCCCGACGGATCCTACGTGCCCTTGTCTGTGATCGCCGATGTCGAGATCGGCCAGGGCTACAGCCGGATCAACCGCGAAGACGGGATTCGTACGGTTACGGTGCAAGGCGCCATCGACACCCGCATCGCAAATGCCAACGCCATTGTCAGCGACACGTTGACACGATTTGTGCCGGACTTCCTGAAACGCCATCCCACAGTCACGCTAGACGTTGAAGGCCAAAACGCCGAGGCCGGAAAAACGCAGCAATCCATGCTCAAAGGGTTCATCATCGGACTTCTGGGTGTCTTTCTGCTGCTAAGTTTTCTGTTTCGATCCTATATCGAACCGATTGTTGTGATGCTCGTAATACCCTTGTCCTTGCCCGGTGCAATTTTCGGACATATGGCGATGGGGCTTGATTTCTCTATGCCCAGCATGTTGGGCTTCGTCGCTCTTGCCGGTGTCGTGGTCAACAACTCAATCCTGTTGGTGGACTTCATCAAGCATGAACACGACGACGTCGCCAACGTATCCCAAGCCGCTGCACGGGCAGCGCGGGCACGGTTCCGCGCGATTTTCCTGACCACGACCACAACAACGGCTGGTCTGCTTCCCATCCTGACCGAGACAAATTTACAGGCACAAATCCTGATTCCTTTGGTGGCCAGCCTGGTCTTCGGCTTGCTCAGCGCCAGCCTTGTGGTGCTATTCGTGCTACCAGCTGTCTATGCAATTCTGGATGACCTGCATCTCAGCACCTTGGCGCAAAAATAGCTGGCAAAAGCCGCACAAAAACATACGTTTTCAATGCGATTCTCAGCACTCAGATTTTTTGACAAAAGTGGTGAGCCGTGAAGGATTCGAACCTTCGACCCACTGATTAAAAGAACGGCCAGAACGATTTCGCCGCATTTCGTTCGATTTCGCTCACCTGACAAAAATGGCATTAAAACAGATATTTACCTTGAACAAGGTCACGCCGAGCTTGCATGATAAACGCCAGAATTCGCCGCCATTTGCTTCCGTATAGCTTCCGGAAGCGGGCCGGAAGCAAGGAGTGTTCTAGCTATGTTCAAGCTCACCAAGCGCCATGTCGAAGGGCTGAAAATTGAATCCAAGGATTACTTGGTTTGGGATCGGGACATGCGGGGGTTTGGCGTGCGGGTCTATCCGTCCGGCAAAAAAACCTATCTTGTGCAGTATCGGGTCGCGCAACGCACCCGGCGTTTTACCATCGGTCAACACGGCGTTCTGACAGCCGAGGAAGCCCGCTTGCAGGCGAAGCGTCTATTGGGCGATGTGGCGCGCGGCAAAGACCCCTCCGCATCAAAGCAAGCCAAAATGCGCGCGCCGACCGTTGCCGGACTGTGTGACCGGTTTCTGGACGAATATGTTGATCAGCATTGCAAGCCGACTACTGCAAGCGACTATCGCAGTATCATTCGCCGTTTCATCCGGCCCCAACTTGGCCCGTTGCCGATTGCCGAAGTCACCCGTGCGGATGTGGTGGCGTTTCATCACAAATTGAGGGACACGCCATATCAAGCCAACCGCGCCGCCAGCATGTTGTCCAAACTGTTCAATCTGGCCGAGGATTGGGGCTTGCGTCAGGCCGGATCGAACCCCGCGCGACGGATCAAGAAATTCCGCGAGGAAGAGAAAAA
This DNA window, taken from Aliiroseovarius sp. F47248L, encodes the following:
- a CDS encoding ABC transporter permease; protein product: MSTETVSPRAEPSRWSKIVNSNMGYSFRRNPVAVVSLIIFVLIAGAAFLSPLIAPYDPYDPAQIDIMNSEYPPAWINGALPEFVLGTDDQGRDLWSTILYGTRLSLLIGICAVALQAFLGITIGLLAGYIGGRLDNLLMRLADIQLSFSTLMVAIIFLAVTQAMFGSETFNQYAVFFLIAVIGVAEWPQYARTVRATVLAEKKKEYVDSARVLGFGPVRIMVRHILPNSLSPIFVISTVQVANAIISEASLSFLGLGMPPSQPSLGSLISSGFDYIFSGSWWITVIPGVVLVVLVLVINLLGDWMRDVLNPKLYKG
- a CDS encoding ABC transporter permease; this translates as MFAYLVKRVFQAIAVMFVISLIAFAIQGNLGDPLRELVGQSVSEEVRQQLRDELGLNDSFLTQYLRFAGNALQGDLGTSYFFKEPALDVIMKKLPATLELVLGATIIIVGLSIPLGVYTAIQPDTILSRVIMGLSIVGISIPVFLTAILMIFVFSVNYGWFPSFGRGDVVHVWGYWETNFATADGWMHIILPSIALASIMLPLFVRLIRAEMMEVLQSEYVKYAVAKGIRPWRIYFVHALKNTLLPVITVGGVQIGTMVAYTILTETVFQWPGMGFMFLEAVNRVDTPLIVAYLIVVGFIFVVTNTIVDLIYGLVNPTVNLARMGA
- a CDS encoding ABC transporter substrate-binding protein; this encodes MTKFVRSLTAAAVVATMASAAFAENTVRVAYDADPVSLDPHEQLSGGTLQLSHMVFDPLVRWTQDLQFEPRLAESWEQIDDTTMRFKLKSGVKFHSGNMLTANDVDWTFDRLKQSDDFKGIFAQFTDVEVIDDMTFDLKTSAPYPLVLHTATYIFPMDSAFYTGETDDGKDKSEIVKHGDSFASRNVSGTGPYVVSEREQGVKVVFDRFADYWDTESKGNVDKIVLTPIKEDPTRVAALLSGDVDFIAPVPPTDLQRVADAEGVDLITMPGTRIITFQMNQERVEAFKDARVRQAIDYAVNNAGIVDRIMRGFGTVGAQASPAGYLGHDPALTPRFDVEKAKALMEEAGYADGFSITMMAPNNRYVNDDKIAQAVASMLAQINIKVDLQTMPKAQYWPAFDERAADMMMIGWHADTEDSANFHQFLTACPDEATGNGQYNSGNYCNEEADALMIATNTETDQAKRGEMLQKLEGILYEEAAFIPLHWQNLAWGSKSGMNSGEIVNALNFPYFGDLVVE
- a CDS encoding TetR/AcrR family transcriptional regulator yields the protein MMKRKLTGDRKAEILSATLKLAFEVGPDHVTTGRIAKQLGLTQPAIYKHFPKKEDIWSAIADTICKRITQNADIGRAGGPPSDRLRRMIRSHLHLITEYPALPEIMVTRDPTERLTETRQRILAAMFGFRDTLIACCDELRAAGQLRDGLRPEDSATLLVGLIQSLVLRLILTRDTSHLLDEGERLLNLQLSLFEHEGRQP
- a CDS encoding efflux RND transporter permease subunit is translated as MIRFFAAHPTIANLLMILFLAAGLFVAPTLLRETFPRATPSEVEISVPYPGARPEEVETAICERVENAMNAVTGIERQSCEARENLARSVVTMREGDDFQTFVADIKSEIDAITDFPDRAEAPTVRALGLTDFVASVAITGPISRTDLKDYAEQTRTAMLRWGGIPKVDIRGFSTRELQINLHSADLQKFGVSVADIARAVQAGSLDLPAGSIEATTETLLIRVAEERRDTETLAALIVRSSSQGGQVRLGDIADISEGFAQDDDVILFDGEPAAILDITKTRAEDSLRTMDALKAFLEAERAQAPPGITLAITADGVSVVRDRLTLVVVNGLQGLALVFLVLWLFFGFRFSFWVAMGLPVSFMGGVALMGLVGYSLNLMTTLGLLIVIGLLMDDAIVIAENIARLREKGRSALDAAVDGAAQVFPNVLASFGTTAMIFGSLAFLSGDLGAVLRVVPVVMLFVLSVSLIEAFLILPHHLIHSLELADYDTGLRARVEAAVDWAREKLIGPIVDLTIRWRYAVAGLSLTILLIATSMLAGGFLKFTAFPELDGDTIVARVLLPQGTPLSQTEQVVSQLEAGLNQVNATLTPEQPNGALLIRHVSVYYGLNRDAFETGAHVVTLSVDLLPSAERISTPDEIMALWRDTVGPVPDVVSLKYDESTIGPAGIAIDMHLKGDDLVALKSASIELQDWLWQYQGVTSILDDLRPGKRELRITLKDAAGPMGITAAMVADQLRAAYLGTTISEMQIAGSLVELVAQFGTPERRERDVFDRFNVTRPDGSYVPLSVIADVEIGQGYSRINREDGIRTVTVQGAIDTRIANANAIVSDTLTRFVPDFLKRHPTVTLDVEGQNAEAGKTQQSMLKGFIIGLLGVFLLLSFLFRSYIEPIVVMLVIPLSLPGAIFGHMAMGLDFSMPSMLGFVALAGVVVNNSILLVDFIKHEHDDVANVSQAAARAARARFRAIFLTTTTTTAGLLPILTETNLQAQILIPLVASLVFGLLSASLVVLFVLPAVYAILDDLHLSTLAQK
- a CDS encoding site-specific integrase; amino-acid sequence: MFKLTKRHVEGLKIESKDYLVWDRDMRGFGVRVYPSGKKTYLVQYRVAQRTRRFTIGQHGVLTAEEARLQAKRLLGDVARGKDPSASKQAKMRAPTVAGLCDRFLDEYVDQHCKPTTASDYRSIIRRFIRPQLGPLPIAEVTRADVVAFHHKLRDTPYQANRAASMLSKLFNLAEDWGLRQAGSNPARRIKKFREEEKKRYLSDEEQARLGNVLIEALEEGSETIYAVSAIFLLLFTGCRLNEILTLRWDYVTTHHLELPDSKTGRRRIPLPREAYDILMELPRDPDNPFVILGEVDGQPLVNLQKPWQRIRKRAGLPDVRIHDLRHTYASVAMKDGIDPFTLKEILGHKNLTTTLRYAHLADDAVQRAAGSVASRVAGAMGRRANAKPGLRVVR